A portion of the Pseudobacteroides sp. genome contains these proteins:
- a CDS encoding WYL domain-containing protein, protein MFSDFIKHYNIIRDILRDCFLYGCFSRDGLENKRNISSRKVSYEMRRIQQYVEEEYIRADKDGRYKLLSLTYDFMKHSNNFLVNTYMTKSFTRSDLLIYFYALLFIQSKNVPCSLEMIESGLIDQGLLCIEKISSKTIERKLNEMCKSIGVLDCEVVKRTKYYSISKDILAGFGVDEIKEILTAVGLYKNIIFPVTCGYYVEQTLKDYLSYDRSDKTDNMNIFNYRNLHFHPVIEELVLWDVLKAIHDQKRIKLLYHAPKNQDTRFVNNSLSPYKIRYDVRHGRFYLISFNDNKKCIVSRLDRVEYVETLEDKFDRNEFSDEFERQMCLSWSSMALENGKEPETVKLEVIIDEENEGFIIDRIINEAPNAALEKIEAGCFHITLKVNDSSEIIPWLRGYAGYVKVLESMELAQKLRTDWEEMLLSYGAV, encoded by the coding sequence ATGTTTAGTGATTTCATCAAACATTACAATATAATCAGAGATATTCTGAGGGATTGCTTTCTATATGGTTGCTTTTCCAGGGATGGGCTTGAAAATAAAAGAAATATAAGCTCCAGGAAAGTCAGCTATGAAATGAGGCGGATTCAGCAGTATGTTGAAGAGGAGTACATAAGAGCCGATAAGGACGGCAGGTATAAGCTTTTAAGTCTTACATATGATTTTATGAAACACTCCAACAACTTTCTGGTAAATACATATATGACAAAAAGCTTTACAAGGAGTGATCTCCTTATTTATTTTTATGCACTTTTATTTATCCAATCAAAAAATGTGCCCTGCTCTTTAGAGATGATTGAGAGTGGGCTTATCGATCAGGGACTTTTATGTATTGAGAAAATAAGCAGCAAGACAATAGAGAGAAAGCTTAACGAAATGTGTAAAAGCATTGGGGTTTTAGACTGTGAAGTGGTGAAGAGAACCAAGTATTATTCAATCTCAAAGGATATCCTTGCAGGGTTTGGTGTAGATGAGATTAAGGAGATTCTTACAGCTGTAGGTCTGTACAAAAACATTATATTTCCTGTTACATGCGGCTATTATGTGGAGCAGACCCTTAAGGATTATTTGAGTTACGACAGAAGTGACAAGACTGACAACATGAATATATTTAACTACAGGAACCTGCATTTTCATCCTGTTATAGAAGAGCTGGTATTGTGGGATGTTTTAAAAGCCATACATGATCAAAAAAGGATTAAACTTTTGTATCATGCACCAAAAAACCAGGACACAAGATTTGTAAATAACTCTTTGAGTCCTTATAAAATAAGATACGATGTAAGGCATGGCAGGTTCTATCTCATATCATTTAACGACAATAAGAAGTGCATTGTCTCAAGGCTTGACAGGGTTGAATATGTAGAAACTTTAGAGGACAAATTTGACAGGAATGAATTTTCAGATGAATTTGAAAGGCAGATGTGTCTAAGTTGGTCCAGCATGGCCCTAGAGAACGGAAAAGAACCGGAAACTGTGAAGCTGGAAGTTATTATAGATGAGGAAAACGAAGGATTTATAATAGACAGAATAATTAATGAGGCACCAAATGCAGCATTGGAAAAAATAGAGGCAGGGTGCTTCCATATAACACTTAAAGTTAATGACAGCAGTGAAATTATTCCATGGCTCAGAGGATATGCAGGTTATGTAAAGGTTTTGGAAAGTATGGAGCTGGCACAAAAACTTCGCACTGACTGGGAGGAGATGCTTTTATCATATGGAGCTGTTTAG
- a CDS encoding polynucleotide kinase-phosphatase — translation MINNTVNIDTGCVFGGKLTAFQYPEREFVQVKALNTYYESPRPFLPEGEKVAKNDLSNDNDMIDINDVLGKRIIATRLYNNVTIQEENSMAALEIMSRFAADPHWLIYLPPTMSPSETSGKESILEHPHESFEYFRTRGAARVVCEQKHMGSRAVLVVCKDAEAAAKRFGVTDGTRGICYTRTGRHFFEDIELEEALLDRVREALNKSGFWEDFDTDWVCLDCELMPWSAKAQALLREQYSAVGISGRVALDEAVRLLEAASSNKNITYSVDKNTSGQNADLNALLGRFRERSEFLNRYVDAYRIYCWNVDSIDDLRLAPFHILATEGSVHSDKDHLWHMENIKKYCVQKDGIIMATNHIVVDVTDSDSVSMGTTWWESLTSSGGEGMVVKPLDFIVKNGRELLQPAVKCRGREYLRIIYGPEYTLKENMERLKKRSVSKKRSLALREFALGMEALERFVNKEPLYRVHECVFGVLALESEPVDPRL, via the coding sequence GTGATAAATAATACCGTAAACATAGATACCGGCTGTGTTTTTGGAGGTAAACTCACTGCATTTCAATATCCTGAACGAGAGTTTGTACAGGTTAAGGCATTAAATACCTATTATGAATCACCCAGGCCGTTTTTGCCTGAGGGAGAAAAAGTTGCAAAAAATGATCTAAGTAATGATAATGACATGATTGATATAAATGACGTTCTTGGTAAGAGAATTATCGCAACAAGGCTGTATAATAACGTTACAATTCAGGAAGAAAACTCAATGGCAGCTCTTGAAATTATGAGCAGGTTTGCAGCTGATCCTCATTGGCTCATTTATCTTCCCCCTACCATGTCACCCAGTGAAACAAGCGGTAAAGAAAGTATTTTAGAGCATCCTCATGAAAGCTTTGAGTATTTTAGGACTCGTGGAGCAGCAAGGGTTGTATGCGAGCAGAAACACATGGGCTCAAGGGCTGTTCTTGTTGTGTGCAAGGATGCAGAGGCAGCTGCCAAAAGGTTCGGGGTCACTGACGGCACCAGGGGGATATGTTATACCCGTACTGGAAGACACTTCTTTGAGGATATAGAGCTTGAGGAAGCACTTTTGGATAGGGTGAGAGAAGCCCTTAACAAATCAGGATTTTGGGAGGATTTTGACACCGACTGGGTGTGTCTTGACTGCGAACTTATGCCATGGTCAGCAAAGGCTCAGGCACTCCTTAGGGAGCAGTATTCAGCTGTAGGCATTTCAGGTAGGGTTGCCCTGGATGAAGCTGTCAGGCTTCTGGAAGCGGCTTCATCAAATAAAAATATTACTTATAGTGTGGATAAAAATACATCAGGTCAGAATGCGGACTTAAATGCCCTTTTGGGTAGGTTCAGGGAGAGGTCTGAATTCCTTAACAGGTATGTTGATGCGTACAGGATTTATTGCTGGAATGTGGACTCAATTGACGATTTAAGGCTTGCACCATTTCATATCCTGGCTACGGAGGGAAGTGTCCACTCAGACAAAGACCATTTATGGCACATGGAGAATATTAAGAAATACTGTGTCCAAAAGGATGGTATTATCATGGCAACAAACCATATAGTTGTTGACGTTACGGACAGTGATAGTGTATCAATGGGGACTACATGGTGGGAAAGCCTTACTTCCTCTGGCGGAGAGGGTATGGTGGTAAAACCTCTGGATTTTATAGTAAAGAACGGAAGAGAGCTTTTACAGCCGGCTGTTAAGTGCAGGGGCAGGGAATATTTGAGGATAATTTACGGACCTGAATATACCTTGAAGGAGAATATGGAGAGGCTTAAAAAAAGGTCAGTCTCAAAGAAGCGTTCTTTGGCATTACGGGAGTTTGCACTTGGAATGGAGGCCCTTGAAAGGTTTGTAAATAAAGAACCTTTATATAGAGTTCATGAGTGTGTATTCGGGGTGTTGGCACTTGAGAGTGAACCAGTGGATCCAAGGTTGTAG
- a CDS encoding AAA family ATPase: MNKLVMMAGLPGSGKSTVAKKLAAAENAVLHSSDDLREEMFGDANKQEMSDLLFKELNKRIIGDLMKGNSVVYDATNLSYKKRKEFLDKLNLDCFKECVLVAAPYETCLTRNGRRNRKVPEDVIEKMYRSLFIPQYYEGWDRINIVYRDARDNNDGKGIENDKGNDLHKFIEELKAIPQDNRHHTLTIGEHCKRCMENIKEQNADDSLVTAALLHDIGKKFTKAFKDLKGNPTEEAHYYGHQHVSAYMSLFYLRHLPVEKILEITNYIQWHMRPFDLHSSKSRLKALNLFGKNFYDNLLKLHEADTKAK, encoded by the coding sequence ATGAATAAATTAGTTATGATGGCAGGGCTTCCGGGCAGCGGAAAGTCCACTGTTGCAAAGAAGCTGGCGGCAGCAGAAAATGCCGTATTACATTCATCTGATGACCTTAGGGAAGAGATGTTTGGAGACGCCAATAAGCAGGAAATGAGCGACCTATTGTTTAAAGAGCTAAATAAAAGGATAATAGGGGATTTGATGAAGGGGAACAGCGTTGTTTATGATGCTACAAACCTTAGCTATAAAAAGAGAAAAGAGTTTTTAGATAAGCTGAACCTGGATTGCTTCAAAGAGTGTGTATTGGTTGCTGCACCCTATGAAACATGTCTCACGAGAAATGGCAGGAGAAATAGAAAGGTTCCTGAGGATGTAATAGAAAAGATGTATAGAAGCCTCTTTATTCCTCAGTATTATGAAGGTTGGGACCGGATCAATATAGTTTATAGGGATGCCAGGGACAATAATGATGGTAAAGGTATAGAGAATGATAAGGGTAATGATCTTCATAAGTTTATTGAGGAACTAAAAGCTATACCCCAGGATAACAGACATCATACTTTGACAATAGGTGAACACTGTAAACGCTGTATGGAGAATATAAAGGAGCAAAATGCGGATGACAGCCTTGTAACAGCGGCATTGCTCCATGACATAGGAAAAAAGTTTACCAAGGCTTTTAAGGACTTAAAGGGCAACCCTACTGAAGAAGCACACTACTATGGACATCAGCATGTATCAGCTTATATGAGCTTGTTTTATTTAAGGCATTTGCCTGTAGAAAAAATACTTGAGATAACAAATTATATACAATGGCATATGAGGCCCTTTGATCTTCATTCGAGTAAGTCAAGGCTAAAAGCTTTGAACCTCTTCGGAAAAAACTTTTATGATAATTTGTTGAAGCTTCATGAAGCTGACACCAAGGCAAAGTAA
- a CDS encoding methyl-accepting chemotaxis protein: MNNSILLDHMKKVNITAVSVFWLGLLALIAGSFLSKGTSNLVLIPMIIGTVAPTILLYLKKNPYLISIIVFTSFSMSGVMSITKEMSLLPIAVSVCVLGLYLNKNLFLIGMGIINAEIITAQIINPVLSQSDFLSGLITIEFMAVILFFLNKWGSQLILKAYEKEKEAKDLVDKLKKVMDVTKANSIQLNKNITNCNSDLQTIKEMSSGMTNTITEVTKGVMGQAESINKISEMIYDVNGKVVEAHSFSKQLSDVSATANKVVLEGYEKISHMDKQMDIINNTVTKSLSTVEELQSNMDAVNSFLEGITQISEQTNLLALNAAIEAARAGDSGKGFAVVAEEVRKLAEESANIVEQINEITHQIKEKTQNVVAQVQAGSLATNEGKSIVSLVNESFTKIQASFRNIDNYVTDEQKIIENITSLFSNIQDYAQDIASISEEQSASSEEMLATVQEENASIESIYNTMVEIQNSSEKLQGIIQNK, translated from the coding sequence ATGAACAATAGTATACTGCTGGACCATATGAAAAAAGTAAATATAACTGCTGTATCGGTTTTTTGGCTTGGCTTATTAGCATTGATTGCAGGGTCGTTCTTAAGTAAAGGAACCTCTAATCTAGTACTTATCCCCATGATTATCGGAACAGTTGCACCTACAATATTGTTATATTTAAAGAAAAATCCATACTTAATCAGTATTATTGTTTTTACAAGCTTTTCGATGTCTGGAGTAATGTCAATAACAAAAGAAATGTCGCTTTTACCTATTGCGGTTAGTGTATGTGTTTTGGGGTTATACCTTAATAAGAATTTGTTTTTAATTGGAATGGGCATTATAAACGCTGAAATTATAACTGCTCAAATTATAAATCCTGTTTTAAGCCAGAGTGATTTTTTATCAGGCCTTATAACAATTGAATTTATGGCTGTCATTTTATTTTTCTTAAATAAGTGGGGAAGTCAATTAATTCTGAAAGCATATGAGAAGGAAAAAGAGGCAAAAGATCTTGTTGATAAGCTGAAAAAGGTTATGGATGTGACAAAAGCAAACAGCATACAGTTAAATAAAAACATTACAAACTGCAACTCTGATTTGCAGACTATAAAGGAAATGAGCAGTGGTATGACCAATACTATTACTGAAGTAACTAAAGGTGTAATGGGTCAGGCTGAAAGTATTAATAAAATCAGCGAAATGATCTATGATGTTAATGGAAAAGTTGTTGAAGCACATAGTTTTTCCAAGCAACTTTCCGATGTTTCGGCTACTGCTAATAAAGTTGTCTTGGAAGGATATGAAAAGATAAGTCATATGGACAAGCAAATGGATATAATTAACAATACAGTAACCAAATCCCTTTCGACGGTTGAAGAACTGCAGAGTAACATGGATGCAGTCAATAGCTTCCTTGAAGGCATAACACAAATTTCCGAACAAACCAACCTGCTTGCTTTAAATGCAGCAATTGAGGCAGCAAGAGCCGGAGATTCCGGTAAAGGATTTGCGGTAGTAGCAGAGGAAGTAAGGAAACTTGCAGAAGAAAGTGCAAATATAGTAGAACAAATAAATGAGATAACACATCAGATTAAGGAAAAGACACAAAATGTTGTAGCTCAGGTGCAAGCCGGAAGTTTGGCGACTAATGAAGGAAAAAGCATAGTTAGCTTGGTAAATGAAAGTTTTACAAAGATTCAGGCATCTTTTAGAAATATAGACAACTATGTTACCGATGAGCAGAAAATAATTGAAAATATTACTTCACTATTCTCAAACATTCAGGATTATGCACAAGATATTGCAAGTATTTCTGAGGAGCAGTCCGCTTCGTCGGAAGAGATGCTTGCTACTGTACAGGAGGAGAATGCAAGTATTGAAAGTATTTATAACACAATGGTTGAAATTCAGAACTCAAGTGAAAAGCTTCAAGGGATTATTCAAAATAAATAA
- a CDS encoding T4 RnlA family RNA ligase has translation MKAYTWNPAYNIVMKIKRDYINTFGQLDTYEFQTWLSRLDKREYNDIFNYLKVKQVGTNILIRYGMEEMDKSMWTDSGSVFRECRSVVIDVVSEELVIAPFRKFFNLNEVLENRLENIEKELANAKSVEITDKLDGSMQCARCYRGEIVVTGSMALDRKSSWRLEDGYSKLSQNHMSMLTDNPDYTFIFEYISIRDSHVVAYKPHQEGMYLIGIRSVLDGRQLSYKEIEEFSLKYGVAMTKIEGCSFNEVMKEAKSLKSTEKEGWVINIDSHMVKLKCDDYVDLHRVLNKFSSANTIIKNIADNTFDDLISKVPDNYRERIKCIAKHIYGYMKFMNDKIEDYYKKAPKDDRKGYMIWVSQNCPLEVQGYMRQKFLGSEYHVLKTCYLNSTKYKKLNEMGLEEILSAYTDDMGVV, from the coding sequence ATGAAAGCATATACATGGAACCCTGCATATAACATTGTTATGAAAATTAAGAGAGATTACATAAATACATTTGGTCAATTGGATACATATGAATTTCAAACCTGGCTGTCTAGGCTTGATAAAAGGGAATACAACGATATATTCAATTATCTTAAAGTAAAACAGGTAGGTACCAATATTCTAATAAGGTACGGAATGGAAGAAATGGATAAAAGTATGTGGACGGACTCTGGGAGTGTTTTCAGGGAATGCAGAAGCGTTGTTATAGACGTGGTTAGTGAGGAGCTGGTAATTGCACCTTTCAGGAAGTTCTTCAACCTTAATGAAGTTTTGGAAAATCGTTTAGAGAACATTGAGAAGGAACTGGCAAATGCAAAGTCTGTTGAGATAACCGATAAGCTTGACGGCTCAATGCAGTGTGCAAGATGCTATAGAGGAGAGATTGTTGTCACTGGAAGCATGGCACTGGACAGAAAAAGCTCCTGGCGTTTAGAGGATGGGTACAGCAAACTCTCTCAAAACCATATGAGCATGCTCACTGATAATCCGGACTATACATTTATTTTTGAATACATAAGCATAAGGGATTCACACGTAGTAGCATATAAGCCGCATCAGGAGGGTATGTACCTGATAGGCATCAGAAGTGTTCTTGACGGCAGGCAGCTTTCATATAAGGAAATAGAGGAGTTTTCCTTAAAGTATGGGGTTGCAATGACAAAAATTGAGGGTTGCAGCTTTAATGAAGTAATGAAGGAGGCAAAAAGCCTTAAATCAACAGAAAAGGAAGGCTGGGTAATAAATATTGACAGTCATATGGTTAAGCTTAAGTGTGACGATTATGTAGATTTGCACCGTGTATTAAACAAATTTTCTTCAGCCAATACAATAATTAAGAATATTGCCGATAATACATTTGACGATCTCATAAGCAAAGTTCCCGATAACTATAGAGAAAGGATAAAATGCATCGCAAAACACATTTATGGTTATATGAAGTTCATGAATGATAAAATAGAGGATTATTACAAAAAGGCCCCGAAAGATGACAGAAAGGGTTATATGATCTGGGTATCACAAAATTGTCCTCTAGAGGTACAGGGGTATATGAGGCAGAAATTTCTAGGATCGGAGTATCATGTTTTAAAGACTTGCTATTTAAACTCTACAAAATATAAAAAACTCAATGAAATGGGCCTTGAAGAAATATTATCTGCTTATACCGATGATATGGGGGTAGTATAA
- a CDS encoding WYL domain-containing protein: MELFSEVKNRYFQLVLRIINECAEGKAKSEILKIIDEGEFEQKVIGKKQQSFADIMLNRCDEGENLYLLAHKDGQFYPALEGAGSPPVPVRFTILEKFWLKALLENEGVRMVLSHETYEKLKRELGGVESPIKDEYIEMTNTIKLPEIAEQEAYSRNFRLILKALVDKKAIRYTNTDKRGNVYRDKLALPVGIEYSARDGRFRVSMYSIDDNRPIMANIFTLSELRIVDEDVGMDRETAKRLLFEQKYSSEPIILEVIDKKAAMERCFMCFSGMERTARDLGDNKYEIKLNYYLFEEENLIRNIISLGPYVKVISPQRMVDEIVKRVKKSLSLYSL; encoded by the coding sequence ATGGAGCTGTTTAGTGAGGTAAAAAACAGATATTTTCAGTTGGTTTTAAGGATTATAAATGAATGTGCCGAGGGCAAGGCAAAAAGTGAAATACTTAAGATAATTGATGAGGGTGAATTCGAGCAGAAGGTTATAGGTAAAAAGCAACAGTCCTTTGCTGATATAATGTTAAATAGATGTGATGAGGGTGAAAATCTGTACCTGCTTGCTCATAAAGACGGCCAGTTCTATCCTGCACTGGAGGGAGCGGGAAGTCCTCCTGTGCCTGTGAGGTTTACAATTCTGGAAAAATTCTGGCTAAAGGCATTATTGGAAAATGAAGGGGTAAGAATGGTCTTAAGCCATGAAACTTATGAGAAATTGAAAAGAGAATTGGGGGGAGTAGAGTCCCCAATTAAGGATGAATACATAGAAATGACCAACACCATTAAGCTGCCTGAAATAGCGGAGCAGGAGGCCTATTCCAGAAACTTCAGGCTCATATTAAAGGCACTTGTTGATAAAAAAGCAATAAGGTATACCAATACTGATAAAAGGGGTAATGTGTACAGGGATAAGCTGGCACTTCCTGTAGGGATTGAATACTCTGCGAGGGATGGAAGGTTTAGAGTATCAATGTACTCTATCGATGATAACCGTCCCATAATGGCAAATATTTTTACCCTTTCAGAGTTAAGAATAGTGGATGAAGATGTGGGTATGGACAGAGAAACAGCCAAAAGGTTGCTATTTGAGCAAAAGTACTCCAGTGAACCCATAATACTGGAGGTTATAGATAAAAAGGCCGCCATGGAAAGGTGCTTTATGTGCTTTTCCGGGATGGAAAGGACTGCAAGGGACCTAGGGGATAACAAGTATGAGATAAAGCTAAATTATTACCTGTTTGAGGAAGAGAATCTTATAAGGAACATTATTTCGTTGGGGCCTTATGTGAAGGTGATTTCGCCCCAGAGGATGGTTGATGAGATTGTAAAAAGGGTGAAGAAGTCACTGAGCTTATATAGCCTTTAA
- a CDS encoding slipin family protein: MKTIIKNDERGLLFKDGNYVRCLKPGKYTFNPFIKYSVVVVDVNKAFDGVGKNLNLYINDKELLEELKVIDVRDFEIAIHFEDGKLAGVLKSGKHAFWNVLKKHDFIMVDTRNPEVSADIDSSIYNSIKLMNSLNYFEVGSHEKGILCFNNVVQKILDPGRYYFWKGPVNVTVKNMDLRQQQLDMSGQEIMTEDKITLRLNFVCHYRITDPLKVTKIKSLEEQLYILLQLILREYVGALKLDELLQKKHELGSFVLQKLAEKSDNYGVEFIFAGVKDIILPGDIKEILNTVLIAEKKAQANVITRREEIASTRSLLNTAKLMDENKTLFRLKELEYLEKICEKIGNVSLTGGGSLIEQLNMLLSGKTVQ; encoded by the coding sequence ATGAAGACAATTATAAAAAATGATGAAAGAGGGTTGTTGTTTAAGGATGGAAATTACGTAAGATGCTTAAAGCCCGGTAAGTATACCTTCAATCCATTTATAAAATATAGTGTTGTTGTAGTGGATGTTAATAAGGCTTTTGATGGTGTAGGAAAAAACCTCAATCTTTACATAAATGATAAAGAGCTTTTAGAAGAGCTGAAAGTAATAGATGTTCGGGATTTTGAGATTGCCATTCATTTTGAAGACGGAAAGCTTGCCGGAGTACTTAAATCAGGTAAACATGCATTCTGGAATGTACTGAAAAAGCATGATTTTATAATGGTGGATACCAGAAACCCTGAAGTTTCAGCCGATATTGATTCTTCTATTTATAACAGCATTAAGCTTATGAACTCTCTTAACTATTTTGAGGTGGGCAGCCATGAAAAAGGTATATTGTGCTTTAACAATGTTGTGCAGAAAATTCTAGATCCGGGAAGGTACTATTTCTGGAAAGGCCCTGTAAATGTAACTGTAAAGAATATGGATTTAAGACAGCAGCAGCTTGATATGAGTGGGCAGGAGATAATGACGGAAGATAAAATCACATTAAGGCTCAATTTTGTTTGTCACTATAGAATAACCGATCCATTAAAGGTTACAAAAATAAAATCTTTGGAAGAGCAGCTCTATATATTGCTGCAGCTTATATTGAGGGAATATGTAGGTGCTCTGAAGCTTGATGAGCTTCTTCAAAAAAAGCATGAGCTTGGAAGTTTTGTTCTTCAAAAGTTGGCTGAGAAAAGTGATAACTACGGCGTGGAGTTCATTTTTGCAGGGGTTAAGGATATAATACTGCCTGGAGATATTAAAGAAATATTAAACACTGTCCTTATTGCTGAAAAGAAAGCCCAGGCAAATGTAATTACCAGAAGGGAAGAGATTGCCTCTACCAGAAGCCTTTTAAACACAGCAAAGCTTATGGATGAAAACAAGACGTTATTTAGGCTTAAAGAGCTTGAGTACCTTGAAAAGATATGTGAGAAAATCGGAAATGTTTCTCTTACGGGAGGAGGCAGTCTGATTGAACAATTGAATATGCTTCTTTCAGGCAAAACCGTACAGTGA